A portion of the Cellulophaga algicola DSM 14237 genome contains these proteins:
- a CDS encoding mobile mystery protein B, whose translation MGLEFDYKEGQTPVDEEEKEGLKIKSITTQGELDEFEQLNIEKAVEWTIHTKLKLEKILTEKFVRDLHKRMYGDVWKWAGDFRKTEKNIGIPWTQIGIELKNLLDDTKYWIENKTYSPEEVAIRFKHRIVSIHCFPNGNGRHSRMMADIIIESIFRKEIFSWHQSNMVKSNEIRKEYINALKKADDGNVAPLIKFAKN comes from the coding sequence ATGGGATTAGAATTCGATTATAAAGAAGGGCAAACACCTGTAGACGAAGAAGAAAAGGAAGGTCTTAAAATAAAGTCGATTACTACTCAAGGAGAACTAGATGAATTTGAGCAATTGAATATTGAAAAAGCAGTCGAATGGACTATTCATACAAAATTAAAACTTGAAAAAATTTTAACTGAAAAGTTTGTAAGAGACTTGCACAAAAGAATGTATGGTGATGTATGGAAATGGGCAGGTGATTTTAGAAAGACTGAAAAGAACATTGGAATTCCGTGGACGCAAATTGGAATTGAATTAAAAAACTTACTGGATGACACTAAATATTGGATAGAAAACAAAACCTATTCACCAGAAGAAGTTGCTATTAGATTTAAACATCGCATAGTATCCATTCATTGCTTTCCTAATGGAAATGGAAGACACTCTAGAATGATGGCGGACATCATAATAGAATCAATATTTCGGAAAGAAATATTCTCGTGGCATCAATCAAATATGGTTAAATCTAACGAAATAAGAAAAGAATATATTAACGCTTTAAAAAAAGCTGACGATGGAAACGTTGCACCATTAATTAAATTTGCAAAAAACTAA
- a CDS encoding mobile mystery protein A translates to MRNKKKLLIEQLDQKLANFKAAGMVLIPQKGWVNTIRTTLNMTRDQLGTKLNLTKGAIQKIEEREATGQITINKLKDVGNALNMKFIYGFIPKDGTIESLVNLKAEKLARKIVLRTNQNMKLEDQGIGDEKINKTIKELAGEIKREMKKSLWD, encoded by the coding sequence ATGAGAAACAAGAAAAAACTACTCATAGAACAACTAGACCAAAAATTGGCTAATTTTAAAGCTGCAGGAATGGTCCTGATCCCACAAAAGGGATGGGTGAATACTATTAGAACTACTCTTAATATGACGAGGGACCAGTTAGGGACCAAACTTAACTTAACTAAAGGAGCTATACAAAAAATCGAGGAACGTGAAGCTACAGGTCAGATAACCATTAATAAATTAAAGGATGTTGGCAATGCTTTGAATATGAAATTTATCTATGGTTTTATTCCTAAAGATGGGACGATTGAAAGCTTAGTAAACTTAAAGGCTGAAAAGCTAGCACGAAAAATAGTTTTAAGGACTAATCAAAATATGAAATTAGAGGACCAAGGAATTGGAGATGAAAAAATAAATAAAACCATAAAGGAACTTGCTGGTGAAATCAAACGAGAGATGAAAAAATCATTATGGGATTAG
- a CDS encoding NAD-dependent epimerase/dehydratase family protein, translated as MSNEISLITGGNGHLGNNLVRLLLSENKKVRTTVRNIHNQKPFKGLDCEVVQADITDRESLKKAFQGVTNLYAVAANFSMWAKNPKAEIYDNNMQGTQNVFDIAKECGIKNIVYVSSVACLDFTKLPANVDNGYNKDRRNWYYNSKNDSDRLALELGEKYGIRTVLILPSAMIGSKAFKLSYSNNLVLQVLNGEIPVDTNVTLNWVDVKDVAFGTYKAMLKGRNLERYILSNEKHTTLQESVKIASGLYPELKLKKPKKVPKCLLYSIAGLMEFSSKITGKEPLLQRHYLDMFYNLKQDYDINKSRKELGFNPKSSKKALEDTLKYLKNDWEEKKRYRIEWMASPLNDGVHPSHHPAYGSRTGRFAIHLSNRSLHQLKLFRTL; from the coding sequence ATGAGCAACGAAATTTCATTAATAACAGGAGGTAACGGACATTTAGGAAACAACTTAGTTAGATTACTACTTTCAGAAAATAAAAAAGTAAGAACAACAGTCAGAAATATACACAATCAAAAACCTTTCAAAGGATTGGACTGTGAGGTTGTACAAGCCGATATTACTGACAGAGAATCTCTAAAAAAAGCATTTCAAGGAGTTACAAACTTATATGCTGTAGCTGCAAATTTTAGTATGTGGGCTAAGAATCCTAAAGCCGAAATTTATGACAATAATATGCAGGGAACTCAAAATGTATTTGATATTGCAAAAGAATGTGGCATAAAAAACATTGTATACGTAAGCTCTGTAGCCTGTTTAGATTTCACAAAATTACCTGCTAATGTAGATAATGGATACAATAAAGACAGACGAAATTGGTACTACAACTCTAAAAATGACTCTGACAGATTAGCATTAGAACTGGGAGAAAAATATGGAATCAGAACTGTTCTAATCCTTCCATCCGCAATGATAGGTTCAAAAGCATTTAAATTGAGTTATTCTAATAACCTTGTATTACAAGTTTTAAATGGTGAAATACCAGTAGATACAAATGTGACTTTAAATTGGGTGGATGTAAAAGATGTTGCATTTGGAACGTATAAAGCAATGTTGAAAGGTAGAAATTTAGAACGTTATATCTTATCAAACGAGAAACACACTACTCTACAAGAAAGTGTAAAAATAGCATCCGGTTTATATCCAGAATTAAAATTAAAAAAGCCAAAGAAAGTACCTAAATGCTTATTGTATTCTATTGCAGGACTAATGGAGTTTAGCAGTAAAATAACAGGAAAAGAACCTTTGCTACAAAGACACTACTTAGATATGTTTTATAACTTAAAACAGGATTACGATATTAATAAATCAAGAAAAGAATTGGGTTTTAATCCTAAATCTTCAAAAAAAGCATTAGAAGATACTCTGAAATATTTAAAAAACGATTGGGAAGAAAAAAAACGGTATAGAATCGAGTGGATGGCTTCGCCATTAAATGACGGAGTGCACCCCTCACACCACCCAGCGTACGGGTCTCGTACTGGGCGGTTCGCAATCCATCTTTCCAATCGCTCTTTACACCAATTGAAACTATTTCGTACTTTATGA
- a CDS encoding Crp/Fnr family transcriptional regulator, with the protein MENLIKYIESRIALTQNDIDLIKKHFVEEEVSVQTNLLNAGKVERYIYFLSNGIVKGYQNIDGKIVIQHLVTENDVFTSLDSFMTETPSLDYYETVTACKLIKISKPDFDILQNETKFWGLFVKDVTNEHLSCKLERVKDFQILTAKERYLKFLNQYPKLALNVSIDNIASFLGMEPQSLSRIRKQVTF; encoded by the coding sequence ATGGAAAACCTAATTAAATACATAGAATCTCGAATTGCTTTAACTCAAAACGATATTGATTTAATCAAAAAACATTTTGTGGAAGAAGAAGTTTCTGTTCAAACTAATCTTTTAAACGCAGGAAAAGTAGAACGATATATTTACTTTTTAAGTAATGGAATTGTAAAAGGTTATCAAAACATTGATGGAAAAATTGTTATTCAACATCTTGTAACTGAAAACGATGTTTTCACTTCTTTAGACAGTTTTATGACTGAAACACCTTCTTTAGATTATTACGAAACTGTTACTGCTTGTAAACTTATAAAAATATCAAAACCAGATTTTGATATTTTACAAAATGAAACTAAATTTTGGGGATTATTTGTAAAAGACGTAACTAACGAACACTTGAGTTGTAAATTAGAACGAGTTAAAGATTTTCAAATTTTAACAGCAAAAGAACGTTATTTAAAGTTTCTTAATCAATATCCCAAATTAGCTTTAAATGTTTCCATCGATAATATTGCTTCTTTTTTAGGAATGGAGCCTCAATCTTTAAGTCGTATTAGAAAACAAGTTACTTTCTAA
- the ltrA gene encoding group II intron reverse transcriptase/maturase → MIFKEQTKSIPITKEMVWESYKKVKSNRGSAGIDHQTLSEFDSVRSKELYKVWNRLASGSYFAPAVKRVNIPKAGGKTRPLGIPTVSDRIAQQVVKQYLEPRLESIFSENSYGYRPNRSAHSAIEVVRRNVLRYSWVIDLDIQEFFENVDHGLLLKALERHVSEKWVLLYIKRWLEAPVILEDGTVKISTGKGTPQVGVISPLLSNLYMHYCVDKWLEQYHPQVKMVRYADDLIVHCRSYEAAVHTLEVLKERLTECGLTAHPEKTKIVYCKKDGRDLKGYPVQFDFLGFSFQPIRFRLKKGGSFLQFDCKMSRKSKVRITGELRKLAFHNKTQRGIQDLANLLNPKIRGWVRYYGKISRRSLQPLFYYLHNRMLGWILNKYKRFKGSKIKAVKWLRFITKSYPNLFYHWELGYKLV, encoded by the coding sequence ATGATTTTTAAAGAACAAACAAAGTCGATACCCATAACCAAGGAAATGGTGTGGGAGTCCTACAAGAAGGTAAAAAGTAACAGAGGAAGTGCCGGGATAGACCATCAAACCCTATCGGAATTCGATAGTGTACGTTCCAAGGAACTGTACAAGGTTTGGAATAGACTGGCATCAGGAAGTTATTTTGCACCTGCGGTAAAGCGGGTAAATATTCCAAAGGCAGGGGGCAAGACCCGACCTTTGGGTATTCCCACGGTAAGCGATAGGATAGCACAACAAGTGGTGAAGCAGTACCTTGAACCTAGGTTGGAATCCATATTTTCAGAAAACTCTTATGGATACCGTCCCAACAGGAGTGCACATTCGGCTATTGAAGTTGTACGTCGAAACGTACTACGATACAGCTGGGTGATAGATCTGGATATACAGGAATTCTTTGAGAATGTAGACCATGGTCTTCTGTTGAAAGCTTTGGAACGCCATGTTTCGGAGAAGTGGGTGTTGCTCTACATCAAACGGTGGCTGGAAGCTCCAGTAATACTAGAAGATGGAACGGTTAAAATATCCACGGGCAAAGGAACACCTCAAGTAGGGGTGATCAGCCCACTTTTGTCTAATCTATATATGCATTACTGTGTGGACAAATGGTTAGAGCAATACCATCCACAGGTAAAGATGGTGCGTTATGCAGATGACTTGATTGTACATTGTAGAAGTTATGAGGCAGCTGTCCATACACTTGAAGTTCTAAAAGAACGTCTGACAGAGTGCGGTCTGACCGCGCATCCTGAAAAGACTAAAATAGTGTACTGTAAGAAGGATGGCAGAGACCTCAAAGGGTATCCTGTACAATTCGATTTCTTAGGATTCAGCTTTCAACCGATAAGGTTCAGATTGAAAAAGGGAGGAAGCTTCCTTCAATTTGATTGTAAGATGAGCAGAAAATCTAAAGTTCGAATCACGGGAGAACTCCGTAAACTTGCTTTCCATAACAAAACTCAACGTGGGATACAGGATCTGGCAAATCTGCTGAACCCCAAGATCCGTGGTTGGGTTCGGTATTATGGAAAGATAAGTCGTAGGAGTCTGCAACCTCTTTTCTATTACCTACACAATCGTATGCTCGGATGGATATTGAACAAGTATAAACGCTTCAAAGGAAGCAAAATCAAAGCTGTAAAATGGCTTAGGTTTATTACAAAATCATATCCAAATCTGTTCTATCATTGGGAACTGGGGTACAAATTGGTCTAA
- a CDS encoding ankyrin repeat domain-containing protein, with protein sequence MDKERLEKKIIEVDAMTQEEREYNFIGDAEMNCELEVFELYLERGISVNYRTSSGNSVLLEAASSSHLENVNYFLSKGADVNVIDKYNYSPLRYASFYGDHEICKLLIDAGADIEFMDSEDYSILAASLKRADRQPQNAIVVKHLIEAGVDLTKTINGVTPLYRACKIGSYEIAKLFIDAGVDVNEPDENESVAIAAAANYPEIIKLLLSHGAHPSPFDKNVYNIMPLTMVAKCGNVASMKLLIEAGGDINDKKIDPIIFEAVKWGNAEMVAFLIEQRVDLSRCSEDGKTIQDQIRSSTGKEIEEMISRK encoded by the coding sequence ATGGATAAAGAAAGACTTGAAAAAAAAATTATTGAGGTTGATGCTATGACTCAAGAAGAGCGTGAGTATAACTTTATTGGTGATGCAGAGATGAACTGTGAGCTTGAAGTTTTCGAACTCTATCTTGAGCGTGGTATTTCCGTAAATTACAGAACATCTTCAGGTAATTCAGTACTTCTAGAGGCGGCCAGTAGCAGTCATTTAGAGAATGTTAACTATTTTTTAAGTAAAGGTGCAGACGTGAATGTTATTGACAAATACAATTATAGCCCACTTCGTTATGCGTCATTCTATGGAGATCATGAGATTTGTAAACTTCTCATAGATGCAGGGGCTGATATTGAGTTTATGGATAGCGAAGATTATTCTATTCTTGCAGCCTCACTAAAACGTGCAGATAGACAGCCACAAAATGCTATTGTGGTGAAACACCTCATTGAAGCTGGTGTGGACCTCACCAAAACAATTAACGGTGTAACACCACTTTATCGTGCCTGTAAGATTGGTTCTTATGAAATTGCCAAACTATTTATTGATGCTGGGGTAGATGTGAACGAACCAGATGAAAATGAGAGTGTAGCTATAGCAGCAGCAGCTAATTATCCTGAAATAATAAAACTTCTGTTGAGCCATGGAGCACACCCAAGTCCATTCGATAAGAATGTTTACAATATTATGCCATTAACGATGGTTGCAAAATGTGGCAATGTAGCGTCGATGAAACTTCTTATTGAAGCAGGTGGTGATATAAATGATAAAAAGATTGATCCAATCATATTTGAGGCGGTAAAGTGGGGAAATGCAGAGATGGTTGCATTCCTTATAGAACAGAGAGTAGACCTATCGCGCTGCTCTGAAGATGGTAAAACTATTCAGGACCAGATAAGAAGCAGTACTGGAAAAGAGATTGAAGAAATGATATCGAGAAAATAG
- a CDS encoding serine hydrolase translates to MTKIASIICLLMLFGCQSKQKSSNEPFEQLSKSVDQYATNILSRGNINSMSVAIYKNGSSYHNYYGTVDSVSKKPLTNQSLFEIASISKVFTGSLMAKAILDKKLTLDNDIREFLPRTYPNLEFEGTPVTIKNIVTHTLGFETPKKLKNVYSKIFSGEYAKNPIVYTLEDLFDELETTTLSHAPGTFYAYNNVGPEIAAYILEQVYKKPYPELLSDFFKEIGMENSYLQDYEQHKDHLIQGYTESGELAMIGKNPLLGGASGIITTLPDLMKFLQYQLEAKQPFIKEATRTLFENKEEKLGYFWDVGYAEEEGFYYLKTGTSNGVQSILLVCPDANYGQILLMNNTSEKAVNDWISLYNKIEYDLIKFPKINLWSQVEPLFLKNSKEASKQYLALKKDTVHYFATANYLNRVGYDFLSQEQTALAIDVFKLAISTDPENANLYDSLGEAYYKAKQYKKAKESYENVLKLDPNNTNAKKNSNEINLILEHRN, encoded by the coding sequence ATGACTAAGATTGCTAGCATAATTTGCCTCCTAATGTTGTTCGGATGCCAGTCAAAGCAGAAAAGTAGTAACGAGCCTTTTGAGCAGTTATCTAAATCAGTAGATCAATATGCTACGAATATACTAAGCCGTGGCAATATTAATTCCATGTCTGTTGCCATTTACAAGAACGGAAGTAGCTATCATAACTATTACGGAACGGTTGATTCTGTATCAAAAAAACCTCTAACAAACCAATCACTATTTGAAATAGCCTCCATTTCAAAAGTATTTACAGGCTCTTTGATGGCAAAAGCCATTCTAGATAAAAAACTAACCTTAGATAACGATATTAGAGAATTCTTACCCAGAACCTATCCTAATTTAGAATTTGAAGGTACTCCTGTTACTATTAAAAACATAGTTACCCATACTTTAGGATTTGAAACCCCTAAAAAATTGAAAAATGTATATTCCAAAATATTTTCGGGGGAATACGCAAAGAACCCTATTGTCTATACCCTAGAGGACTTATTTGATGAGCTGGAAACAACAACACTAAGCCATGCACCAGGGACATTTTATGCCTATAATAATGTAGGTCCAGAAATTGCTGCTTATATTTTAGAACAGGTGTATAAGAAACCCTATCCTGAATTATTGAGTGATTTTTTTAAAGAGATAGGTATGGAGAACTCCTATCTACAAGACTATGAGCAGCACAAAGACCATCTTATTCAAGGGTATACTGAATCTGGTGAACTCGCTATGATAGGCAAGAATCCATTGCTTGGAGGGGCATCAGGCATTATCACTACACTACCAGATTTAATGAAATTCCTGCAGTATCAATTAGAAGCTAAGCAGCCCTTTATAAAGGAAGCTACCCGCACATTATTTGAAAATAAGGAAGAGAAACTTGGCTATTTTTGGGATGTGGGGTATGCCGAAGAAGAAGGATTTTATTATTTAAAAACAGGGACCTCCAATGGCGTACAAAGTATTCTATTAGTTTGTCCAGATGCTAATTACGGGCAAATATTATTAATGAATAATACTTCTGAAAAAGCAGTAAACGATTGGATAAGTCTGTATAATAAAATAGAATACGACTTGATTAAATTTCCAAAAATAAATTTATGGTCACAAGTAGAACCCTTGTTCCTCAAAAATTCAAAAGAAGCATCAAAACAATATTTAGCACTTAAAAAAGATACGGTACACTATTTTGCAACTGCTAACTATCTTAATAGGGTGGGCTATGATTTTCTGTCCCAAGAGCAAACCGCATTGGCTATAGACGTTTTTAAACTTGCGATTTCAACAGATCCTGAAAATGCCAATTTATATGATAGTTTAGGAGAAGCATATTACAAGGCTAAACAATATAAAAAGGCAAAAGAGAGTTATGAAAATGTCCTAAAATTAGATCCCAATAACACCAATGCTAAAAAAAATAGTAATGAAATAAATCTAATATTAGAACATCGTAATTAA
- a CDS encoding sigma-70 family RNA polymerase sigma factor, whose product METQKIWNKFNDELYFFILKKTKNREHTNDIFQNTFLKIHENVSKLKEEEKARAWIFQIARNEIANYYTKEAIYVAQLTPNINESSEEYQPICCFDNFINDLPEIYKQVIALIYIKGQKQKDIATQLDISLENVKARVKRAKDILKNKLNTCCKYEFDKKGKLTGASNCAVCKAS is encoded by the coding sequence ATGGAAACTCAAAAAATATGGAACAAATTCAATGATGAGCTCTATTTTTTTATTTTAAAAAAAACTAAAAATAGAGAGCATACCAATGATATTTTTCAAAATACCTTCCTAAAAATTCATGAAAATGTATCTAAACTAAAGGAAGAAGAAAAAGCTAGAGCTTGGATTTTTCAAATTGCTAGGAACGAAATAGCTAATTACTATACTAAAGAAGCTATTTATGTAGCGCAATTAACCCCAAATATCAATGAGTCATCAGAAGAATACCAACCCATCTGTTGCTTTGATAACTTCATAAACGACCTACCTGAGATTTACAAACAGGTCATAGCGTTGATCTATATAAAAGGTCAAAAGCAAAAAGACATTGCTACACAATTAGATATAAGTCTTGAAAACGTAAAAGCAAGAGTTAAAAGAGCTAAAGATATTTTAAAGAACAAATTAAACACCTGTTGTAAATATGAATTTGATAAAAAAGGAAAGTTAACTGGAGCGTCTAATTGCGCTGTTTGTAAAGCATCTTAA
- a CDS encoding DUF6134 family protein, producing the protein MVWCLILFNFITLQGDLESPPDKTLWFDIIYKEKTIGSLIATKSTKDAKINYHTSSTIKFRIIKEIAVNYKYDVSFNAKVLKKAAVNISINEKSHAKTLTHWHGNEYQITKNDKPEVAIKNTITYATVLLYFVEPLDITDCYSEQDGSFNTIISLGNHGYKKINANGKENEYYYKNGVLEKAVIDGGLIAFEMVRRE; encoded by the coding sequence ATGGTTTGGTGTCTGATACTTTTCAATTTTATAACGCTTCAAGGAGACTTAGAATCCCCTCCAGATAAAACCTTATGGTTTGATATTATTTATAAAGAAAAAACTATTGGGAGTTTAATAGCAACAAAAAGCACTAAGGATGCTAAAATAAACTACCATACTTCTAGTACTATTAAATTTAGAATTATTAAAGAGATTGCCGTAAACTATAAGTACGATGTGAGTTTTAATGCTAAGGTTTTAAAAAAAGCGGCTGTAAATATTAGTATTAATGAAAAGTCACATGCCAAAACACTTACCCATTGGCATGGAAATGAGTATCAAATTACAAAAAATGACAAACCTGAAGTAGCTATTAAAAACACCATTACTTACGCTACAGTCTTATTGTATTTTGTAGAACCCTTAGACATAACCGATTGTTATTCTGAACAAGACGGTAGTTTTAATACTATTATTTCCCTTGGCAATCATGGTTATAAGAAAATAAATGCTAATGGTAAAGAAAACGAATATTATTATAAGAATGGTGTCTTAGAAAAAGCGGTGATTGATGGCGGACTCATCGCTTTTGAAATGGTACGGCGGGAATAG
- a CDS encoding ribonucleotide-diphosphate reductase subunit beta, translating to MKITHLIKRDFTTKPFQLNKISNAILKAMTTVNHGDKADADLISKNVHEALLEREETVVNYTPTVEEVQDFVETKLMEGGFFDVAKAYILYRNEQSQKRKSNIFEKRINLKPYEYPELYEYVPAIRHSYWIHSEFNFTSDIQDFKTRLTDTEQSAIKNTMLAISQIEVAVKGFWGDIYHKMPKPEIGSVGATFAESEVRHADAYSHLLEILGLNNEFKNLKKKPAIMKRVQYLETALKNAKSEDNKDYAESILLFSLFIEHVSLFSQFLIIMAFNKHKNMLKGVSNVVEATSKEEQIHGDFGIDIIKIIKKENPDWFDADYHKTIQQMCKDAFIAESSVVDWIFEKGELDFLPKDVVNEFIKNRFNNSLESIGIEKIFEVNEELIAETEWFDDEIIGTKHGDFFVKRSINYSKRTQSITSDDLF from the coding sequence ATGAAAATAACGCATCTCATCAAGAGGGATTTTACCACAAAACCCTTTCAGTTAAATAAGATCTCAAATGCCATACTAAAAGCTATGACTACTGTAAATCATGGTGATAAGGCTGATGCAGATTTGATTTCAAAAAATGTTCATGAGGCACTTTTAGAACGTGAAGAAACGGTTGTTAATTACACGCCAACGGTTGAAGAAGTACAAGATTTTGTAGAAACCAAACTGATGGAAGGCGGTTTTTTCGATGTTGCCAAAGCATACATTTTATACCGTAATGAGCAGTCGCAAAAGAGAAAATCAAATATTTTTGAGAAGCGTATAAATTTAAAGCCTTACGAATATCCAGAGCTTTATGAGTATGTTCCTGCGATTCGTCATTCCTATTGGATTCATTCTGAATTTAATTTCACGAGTGATATTCAAGATTTTAAAACACGCCTTACAGATACAGAGCAAAGCGCGATTAAAAACACAATGTTGGCTATTTCTCAAATTGAAGTAGCTGTTAAGGGTTTTTGGGGAGACATTTATCATAAAATGCCAAAACCAGAAATAGGATCTGTAGGGGCTACTTTTGCAGAAAGTGAAGTACGTCATGCAGATGCGTATTCGCACCTTCTTGAAATTCTAGGCTTGAATAATGAATTCAAGAATTTGAAGAAAAAACCAGCGATCATGAAAAGAGTGCAGTATTTAGAGACTGCATTAAAAAATGCTAAGAGTGAGGATAATAAAGATTATGCAGAGTCTATTCTTTTATTTTCTCTCTTTATAGAGCATGTTTCTTTATTTTCTCAATTCTTAATTATTATGGCTTTTAATAAGCATAAGAATATGTTGAAGGGGGTTTCAAATGTAGTAGAAGCAACCTCTAAAGAAGAGCAAATACACGGTGATTTTGGTATTGATATCATTAAAATTATCAAAAAAGAAAACCCAGATTGGTTTGATGCAGATTACCATAAGACCATACAACAAATGTGTAAAGATGCTTTTATAGCAGAAAGTAGTGTTGTGGACTGGATTTTTGAAAAGGGAGAGCTTGATTTCTTACCTAAGGATGTGGTGAATGAATTTATAAAAAACCGATTTAACAATTCGTTAGAAAGTATCGGTATTGAAAAAATATTTGAAGTAAACGAAGAATTAATAGCAGAGACGGAGTGGTTTGATGATGAAATTATTGGTACCAAACACGGCGATTTTTTCGTAAAGCGCTCTATTAATTATAGCAAAAGAACACAAAGTATAACTAGTGACGACCTTTTTTAG
- a CDS encoding ribonucleoside-diphosphate reductase subunit alpha: MNEMNTTKDNKTSATTESEQLLKARKEALKNHKENSEPGFDWLTEHSRNFLNSGYLTDNETPEQRIREIADRAEKLLDMPGFSDKFYGYMSDGYYSLASPVWSNFGKERGLPISCFGSHIDDDMGNILYTQSEVGMMSKMGGGTSGYFGKIRHRGAEVKNNGQASGAVHIMQLFESMVDVVSQGSVRRGRFSPYLPVEHPDISEFLEIGTEGNPIQELTHGVTVTNEWMQEMIDGDSDKRAIWAKVLQRRGEMGYPYIFFKDNANNGAADVYKDNNHTIYASNLCTEIMLPSNDNWSFVCVLSSINVMHYDKWKDTDAVETMVYFLDAVITEFLDKLEVYRDSDRREDRQTFLFMERAYNFAKDNRALGLGVLGWHSLLQSEMLPFNSQKAYDLNNEIFRTIKSKSYKASEELASKFGEPAVLKGYGRRNATLNAVAPTTSSAFILGQVSQGIEPIWSNIYVKDIAKIKTTIKNPFLVDLLEEKGQNITEVWHSIRERDGSVQHLDFLSDLEKEVFKTYSEIDQLDIIYQAANRQNHIDQGQSVNIIVHPDMPVKEINKIHVTAWKLGLKSLYYQHSMNAAQKFKQKKDCASCEA, encoded by the coding sequence ATGAACGAAATGAACACGACTAAAGACAATAAAACGTCTGCGACAACAGAAAGCGAACAACTTTTAAAAGCAAGAAAAGAAGCTTTAAAAAATCATAAAGAAAATTCTGAACCTGGATTTGATTGGTTGACAGAGCATAGCCGTAATTTTTTAAATTCGGGCTATTTAACAGATAACGAAACTCCAGAGCAACGTATTCGTGAAATTGCAGATAGAGCAGAGAAGTTATTAGATATGCCAGGTTTTTCTGATAAATTCTATGGCTACATGTCTGATGGGTACTATTCACTAGCATCGCCTGTTTGGTCTAATTTTGGAAAAGAAAGAGGTTTGCCTATTAGCTGTTTTGGATCGCATATAGATGATGATATGGGGAATATTTTATATACTCAATCTGAAGTTGGTATGATGTCTAAAATGGGTGGAGGTACTTCTGGCTATTTTGGAAAAATTAGACATCGTGGTGCAGAAGTTAAAAATAACGGTCAGGCTTCAGGAGCAGTACATATTATGCAGCTTTTTGAATCTATGGTTGATGTGGTAAGTCAAGGTTCTGTTCGTCGCGGAAGATTTTCACCATACCTTCCTGTAGAGCATCCAGATATTTCTGAGTTTTTAGAGATTGGTACAGAAGGGAATCCTATTCAAGAATTAACGCATGGAGTAACTGTAACCAATGAATGGATGCAGGAAATGATAGATGGAGATTCAGACAAACGTGCTATTTGGGCAAAAGTATTACAACGTAGAGGGGAAATGGGGTATCCATATATTTTCTTTAAAGACAATGCAAATAACGGAGCTGCAGATGTTTATAAAGATAATAACCATACCATCTATGCAAGTAATCTTTGTACGGAAATAATGTTACCATCTAATGATAATTGGTCTTTTGTTTGTGTGTTATCATCAATTAATGTTATGCATTATGACAAATGGAAAGATACAGATGCTGTAGAAACCATGGTCTATTTCTTAGACGCTGTGATTACAGAGTTTCTTGATAAATTAGAAGTGTATCGCGATTCAGATAGACGAGAAGATAGACAAACTTTCTTATTTATGGAGCGCGCTTATAATTTCGCAAAAGATAACAGGGCTTTAGGTCTTGGCGTATTAGGATGGCATTCTTTGTTACAATCAGAAATGCTTCCTTTTAATAGTCAAAAAGCATACGACTTGAATAATGAGATTTTTAGAACTATAAAATCTAAATCTTACAAGGCCTCTGAAGAGTTGGCAAGTAAATTTGGTGAGCCAGCTGTTCTTAAAGGATATGGAAGACGTAATGCTACATTGAATGCTGTGGCACCTACCACGTCATCAGCGTTTATTTTGGGGCAAGTTTCGCAAGGTATAGAACCTATCTGGTCTAATATTTATGTGAAAGATATCGCAAAAATAAAAACAACAATTAAAAATCCATTTTTAGTTGATTTGTTAGAAGAGAAAGGGCAGAATATAACGGAAGTATGGCATAGCATTCGTGAACGCGATGGTTCTGTTCAGCATTTAGATTTTTTATCTGATTTAGAAAAGGAAGTTTTTAAAACATATTCTGAAATAGACCAGTTAGATATTATTTATCAAGCAGCAAATAGACAAAATCATATAGATCAAGGACAATCTGTTAATATCATCGTTCATCCTGATATGCCTGTAAAAGAAATCAATAAAATTCATGTAACCGCTTGGAAACTTGGTTTAAAATCTCTTTACTATCAGCATAGTATGAATGCTGCACAGAAATTTAAGCAGAAAAAAGATTGTGCAAGCTGTGAGGCATAA